From one Fodinicurvata sp. EGI_FJ10296 genomic stretch:
- the thrS gene encoding threonine--tRNA ligase, with translation MENATKPDAASGAVVVTLPDGAQRTFDGPVTGRTLAGSIAKSLAKKALAVKIDGRLTDLDAVIDRDSVVEIVTRDSEDALELIRHDTAHVMAEAVQSLFPGTQVTIGPSIENGFYYDFAREEPFSPEDFPRIERKMAEIIARDEAFTREVWDRDAAIAFFRDRGEQFKVELIQDLPPEEPISIYRQGEWLDLCRGPHMPSTGRIGKGFKLTKLAGAYWRGDHRNPMLQRIYGTAWRNEEELAAHLEQIAEAERRDHRRIGREMELFHLQEEAVGSIFWHPKGWTLYRTLEGYIRGRLEQSGYREVRTPQLISRSLWEESGHWEKFRDNMFTVADEDERVLAIKPMNCPAHVQIFKQGLVSYRDLPIRMAEFGCCHRNESSGSLHGIMRVRQMVQDDAHIFCRDDQVTPESVAFCDLLQTVYKDLGFDEVKVKLATRPEVRAGSDEVWDKAEAGLRDAVVAAGLPFEVEPGEGAFYGPKLEFHLKDAIGRSWQCGTLQLDFVLPERLDANYIGEDSQKHRPVMLHRAILGSMERFIGILIENYAGRFPMWLAPLQVVVATITNEADDYAREVLESLRRAGLRAEIDLRNEKINYKVREHSLQKVPAILVVGKRESEERTVALRRLGGKAQEILALEDVVNTLGQESRSPISS, from the coding sequence ATGGAAAACGCCACAAAACCCGACGCCGCCAGCGGCGCCGTGGTCGTCACCCTGCCCGACGGCGCACAGCGAACGTTCGACGGCCCGGTGACCGGGCGGACCCTGGCCGGCTCCATCGCCAAGTCTCTGGCGAAGAAGGCTCTCGCCGTCAAGATCGACGGCCGCCTGACCGATCTCGATGCCGTCATCGACCGCGACTCCGTTGTCGAAATCGTAACCCGCGACAGCGAAGACGCGCTGGAACTGATCCGGCACGACACGGCTCATGTCATGGCCGAGGCCGTCCAGTCGCTGTTTCCCGGCACACAGGTAACGATCGGACCGTCGATCGAAAACGGCTTCTATTACGACTTCGCGCGCGAAGAGCCGTTTTCGCCGGAAGACTTCCCCCGGATCGAGCGGAAGATGGCGGAGATCATCGCCCGCGATGAGGCTTTCACACGCGAAGTGTGGGACCGCGACGCTGCCATCGCCTTTTTCCGCGACCGTGGCGAGCAGTTCAAGGTCGAACTGATCCAGGACCTGCCGCCCGAAGAACCGATCTCGATCTATCGTCAGGGTGAGTGGCTCGACCTTTGCCGGGGGCCGCACATGCCCTCCACGGGACGGATCGGCAAGGGGTTCAAGCTCACCAAACTGGCCGGCGCCTATTGGCGCGGCGACCACCGCAATCCGATGCTGCAGCGGATTTACGGTACCGCCTGGCGCAACGAAGAGGAACTCGCCGCCCATCTCGAACAGATCGCCGAGGCCGAGCGGCGGGACCACCGGCGCATCGGGCGCGAGATGGAGCTGTTTCATCTTCAGGAAGAAGCCGTCGGTTCGATCTTCTGGCACCCCAAGGGCTGGACGCTCTACCGGACGCTGGAAGGCTACATCCGGGGCCGGCTGGAGCAGTCGGGCTATCGCGAGGTGCGCACGCCGCAATTGATCAGCCGCTCGCTCTGGGAAGAATCGGGCCACTGGGAAAAATTCCGCGACAACATGTTTACGGTCGCGGACGAAGACGAACGCGTGCTCGCGATCAAGCCGATGAACTGCCCGGCCCATGTTCAGATATTCAAGCAGGGCCTGGTGAGTTATCGCGACCTGCCGATCCGCATGGCGGAGTTCGGCTGCTGTCACCGCAACGAGTCGTCGGGCAGCCTGCACGGCATCATGCGCGTGCGCCAGATGGTTCAGGACGATGCCCATATATTCTGCCGCGACGATCAGGTCACGCCCGAAAGCGTGGCGTTCTGCGATCTGCTGCAGACCGTCTACAAGGATCTCGGCTTCGACGAAGTCAAGGTGAAGCTCGCGACCCGGCCCGAGGTTCGCGCCGGGTCCGACGAGGTATGGGACAAGGCCGAGGCAGGCCTGCGCGACGCCGTCGTTGCGGCAGGGCTCCCCTTCGAGGTGGAGCCGGGCGAAGGCGCGTTCTACGGACCGAAGCTGGAATTCCACCTGAAGGACGCCATCGGCCGGTCCTGGCAATGCGGCACGCTGCAGCTCGATTTCGTCCTGCCCGAACGTCTGGACGCGAATTACATCGGCGAAGACAGCCAGAAGCACCGGCCTGTCATGCTGCACCGGGCGATCCTCGGCTCGATGGAACGGTTTATCGGCATCCTGATCGAAAACTATGCCGGCCGGTTCCCGATGTGGCTGGCGCCGCTGCAGGTGGTCGTCGCCACCATCACCAACGAGGCGGATGACTACGCCCGCGAGGTGCTGGAGTCGCTGCGCCGCGCCGGTTTGCGGGCCGAGATCGACCTGCGCAACGAGAAGATCAACTACAAGGTGCGCGAGCACAGCCTTCAGAAAGTGCCGGCGATCCTGGTCGTGGGCAAGAGGGAGTCCGAGGAACGGACCGTCGCGCTGCGCCGTCTTGGTGGCAAAGCGCAGGAAATCCTTGCTCTGGAAGACGTTGTGAATACACTTGGTCAGGAATCGCGCAGCCCGATCTCTTCTTGA
- the infC gene encoding translation initiation factor IF-3: protein MNRQIDAMRVRLIGADGEAVGVVHIREALAAAEEASLDLVEISPNAEPPVCKLLDYGKYKYEQQKKKNEARKKQKVIEVKEIKLRPNIDDNDYNIKLRNARRFIDDGDKVKVTMRFRGREMAHQDIGMGVLHRVRDELDPIAKVEQMPKMEGRQMVMVLSPR, encoded by the coding sequence GTGAACCGTCAGATCGATGCCATGCGCGTTCGCCTCATCGGCGCCGACGGCGAAGCCGTGGGTGTCGTTCATATCCGCGAGGCGCTCGCAGCGGCCGAGGAGGCGAGTCTCGATCTCGTCGAGATCAGCCCCAACGCGGAGCCGCCGGTCTGCAAACTGCTCGATTACGGCAAGTATAAATACGAGCAGCAGAAGAAGAAAAACGAGGCGCGCAAGAAGCAGAAGGTTATCGAGGTCAAGGAGATTAAGCTCCGACCAAATATCGATGACAATGATTACAACATCAAGCTTCGCAACGCACGTCGCTTCATCGACGATGGCGATAAAGTCAAGGTGACAATGCGGTTTCGTGGCCGTGAAATGGCGCACCAGGACATTGGCATGGGCGTTCTGCACCGGGTGCGGGACGAACTTGATCCAATCGCCAAGGTCGAGCAGATGCCGAAAATGGAAGGGCGCCAGATGGTCATGGTGCTTTCGCCCCGTTAA
- a CDS encoding integrase arm-type DNA-binding domain-containing protein: MAATGKLSARKVATVKEPGRYGDGGNLWLNVGPTGAKSWLVRYRFQGRARVMGVGSVDLVSLAEAREKALAARKLLAGGIDPMDHRKRQFEASAMDAARAITFETAAESYIEAHEAAWRNGKHKGQWRSTLKTYAYPVFGDRPVADVDTDLVLKAIEPIWSSKSETASRLRGRIESVLDWATARGYREGENPARWRGHLQNILPAKSKVQKVEHHAALPYAELPAFMEALREQVGTSARALEFAILTVARTSEVLGATWDEIDLDRDGGAVWTIPADRMKAGKEHRVPLPPAAARIVQDMGTMFGRTGYVFPGQRKGKPLSNMAFLMLLRRMGRGDLTAHGFRSTFRDWVAETTSYPSEIAEQALAHIVGSAVERAYRRGDVFEKRRALMADWARSVNQ, encoded by the coding sequence ATGGCGGCGACGGGCAAGCTGTCCGCGCGAAAGGTGGCGACGGTCAAGGAGCCGGGTCGTTATGGCGACGGTGGGAACCTCTGGCTCAATGTCGGGCCAACCGGGGCGAAGTCGTGGCTGGTCCGATATCGGTTCCAGGGCCGGGCCCGCGTCATGGGCGTCGGTTCGGTGGATCTGGTGTCGCTGGCCGAGGCGCGCGAAAAGGCACTGGCCGCGCGCAAGCTGCTCGCCGGCGGTATCGATCCCATGGACCATCGGAAGCGCCAATTCGAAGCGTCGGCCATGGATGCCGCCCGGGCGATCACATTCGAGACAGCCGCCGAATCCTATATAGAGGCACACGAGGCTGCCTGGCGCAATGGCAAGCACAAGGGCCAATGGCGATCGACGCTGAAGACCTATGCCTATCCGGTGTTCGGCGACAGGCCGGTGGCTGACGTCGATACCGACCTGGTGCTAAAGGCAATCGAGCCGATCTGGTCGAGCAAATCCGAAACCGCAAGCCGGCTGCGTGGCCGCATCGAATCGGTATTGGATTGGGCAACGGCTCGCGGCTATCGGGAGGGCGAGAACCCGGCCCGCTGGCGCGGTCACCTTCAGAACATCCTGCCGGCCAAGTCGAAGGTTCAGAAGGTCGAGCACCACGCGGCGCTACCATATGCCGAGTTGCCGGCTTTCATGGAGGCGCTGCGCGAACAGGTGGGGACCAGTGCCCGGGCGCTGGAGTTCGCGATCCTGACCGTCGCCCGGACGTCAGAGGTCCTCGGCGCGACATGGGATGAGATCGATCTCGATCGCGATGGCGGCGCCGTCTGGACCATTCCGGCCGACCGGATGAAGGCCGGCAAGGAACACCGCGTCCCGCTGCCGCCAGCAGCCGCCAGGATCGTTCAGGACATGGGCACCATGTTCGGCCGGACCGGCTATGTCTTCCCGGGCCAGCGCAAGGGCAAGCCGCTCAGCAACATGGCGTTCCTCATGCTTCTCCGCCGGATGGGTCGGGGCGATCTGACGGCGCACGGGTTCCGATCGACGTTCCGGGATTGGGTCGCCGAGACGACCAGCTACCCCTCCGAAATCGCCGAACAAGCACTCGCTCATATTGTCGGGTCAGCGGTCGAGCGGGCCTATCGGCGCGGCGATGTCTTCGAAAAGCGGCGGGCGTTGATGGCGGATTGGGCTCGATCGGTTAATCAATAG
- the rplT gene encoding 50S ribosomal protein L20, with translation MARVKRGVTTHARHKKVIDAAKGYRGRRKNTFRIANQAVERAAQFAYRDRRNKKRTFRALWIQRINAGVRELGITYSQFMYGMKAAGIEVDRKVLADLAVKEPEAFKALVEQAQAARDKAA, from the coding sequence ATGGCACGTGTGAAACGGGGTGTAACAACCCACGCCCGCCACAAGAAAGTAATCGATGCCGCCAAAGGCTATCGCGGCCGCCGGAAGAACACATTCCGGATCGCGAATCAGGCGGTTGAGCGCGCGGCACAGTTTGCCTATCGCGATCGGCGCAACAAGAAGCGGACCTTCCGCGCCTTGTGGATTCAGCGGATCAACGCCGGTGTGCGCGAACTTGGCATTACTTATAGCCAGTTCATGTACGGCATGAAGGCGGCGGGCATCGAAGTCGACCGCAAGGTCCTTGCCGATCTGGCCGTCAAGGAGCCGGAAGCCTTCAAGGCATTGGTCGAACAGGCCCAGGCCGCCCGCGACAAGGCCGCCTGA
- the rpmI gene encoding 50S ribosomal protein L35, which yields MPKMKTKSSTKGRFTLTATGKVRFNSAYRRHRLISKDKSAKERNQGTKIMCDADARRVKRFMMPNA from the coding sequence ATGCCCAAGATGAAGACCAAGAGCAGCACGAAGGGGCGGTTCACACTGACCGCCACCGGAAAGGTCCGCTTCAACAGCGCGTATCGTCGCCACCGGCTGATTTCCAAGGACAAGTCGGCCAAGGAACGAAACCAGGGGACCAAGATCATGTGCGACGCGGATGCGCGCCGGGTCAAACGGTTCATGATGCCGAACGCGTGA
- a CDS encoding contractile injection system protein, VgrG/Pvc8 family, with amino-acid sequence MPTHWTPDFRIEADSVDVTARLRDRLISLEITDEAEDKSDRLALVLDDRPYPDGTVAALPAIATRLTVSIGYRETGLVRMGIYEVDDRELSAPPAVLDIGATAAALAGPIRARRTRSWHRQTLGDIARTVAAGHELEARVDADLDALPIAHADQQAESDLAFLNRLARDHDAVARPLGDYLVLARRGNASAVTGEPLAGTALAPGDVDTWSYSHAARREKGSAEGSGGGVRAWWWDDEAGERRSVDRGREPFEDIATLHESEAAARAAVASQSNSAARSKSELSLSMAGRPEIQAEARLTLTGWRPGVPLRWRITRVNHRIGSDGYTTEIAAEEQPEQGNVAALVRSAPTGPADAL; translated from the coding sequence ATGCCCACCCACTGGACACCCGACTTCCGGATCGAGGCTGATTCGGTCGACGTCACCGCACGCCTGCGCGACCGGCTGATCAGCCTGGAGATCACCGACGAGGCCGAGGACAAGTCCGACCGCCTGGCGCTGGTGCTCGACGACCGGCCCTATCCCGACGGCACCGTGGCCGCGCTGCCGGCGATAGCCACCCGGCTGACGGTCTCGATCGGCTATCGCGAGACCGGCCTGGTCCGCATGGGGATTTACGAGGTCGACGACCGCGAGCTGTCCGCACCGCCGGCCGTGCTGGACATCGGGGCGACGGCCGCCGCCCTGGCCGGACCGATCCGCGCCCGCCGGACCCGGTCCTGGCACCGGCAGACGCTGGGCGACATCGCCCGCACCGTCGCGGCCGGTCATGAGCTCGAGGCTCGGGTCGATGCCGATCTCGACGCGCTGCCAATCGCCCATGCCGACCAGCAGGCGGAATCCGATCTGGCGTTTCTGAACCGGCTGGCCCGCGATCACGACGCGGTTGCCCGGCCGCTGGGCGACTATCTGGTGCTGGCCCGGCGCGGCAACGCCTCGGCCGTCACCGGCGAACCGCTGGCGGGGACCGCGTTGGCGCCCGGCGACGTCGACACCTGGTCGTACAGCCATGCGGCCCGGCGCGAGAAGGGTTCGGCCGAGGGATCCGGCGGCGGCGTCCGCGCCTGGTGGTGGGATGACGAAGCCGGCGAGCGCCGGTCGGTCGATCGCGGCCGGGAGCCATTCGAGGACATCGCCACCCTGCACGAATCCGAAGCCGCCGCCCGCGCGGCGGTGGCCAGCCAGAGCAACAGCGCCGCGCGCTCGAAATCCGAACTGTCGCTGTCGATGGCCGGGCGGCCGGAGATCCAGGCCGAGGCGCGTCTGACGCTCACCGGCTGGCGCCCGGGCGTGCCGCTGCGCTGGCGCATCACCCGCGTCAACCACCGGATCGGCAGCGACGGCTATACCACCGAAATCGCCGCCGAAGAACAGCCCGAACAGGGCAACGTGGCCGCCCTAGTGCGATCGGCCCCCACCGGCCCGGCCGACGCACTCTGA
- a CDS encoding tail protein X: protein MTAATHRTTDGDMIDAIVWRHYGRTDGVVERVIAANRHLEGYGPILPAGVEITLPPLPTTPERRVTRIWG, encoded by the coding sequence ATGACGGCCGCCACCCACCGCACGACAGACGGCGACATGATCGATGCCATCGTCTGGCGGCACTACGGCCGCACCGACGGCGTGGTCGAGCGCGTCATCGCCGCCAATCGCCACCTGGAAGGCTATGGCCCGATCCTGCCGGCCGGCGTCGAGATCACATTGCCGCCGCTGCCGACCACCCCCGAACGCCGCGTCACCCGCATCTGGGGATGA
- a CDS encoding glycosyltransferase family 4 protein, with amino-acid sequence MKPDQFPRLFGISEDPGADPFAMQNRLGAGGPTVLQVVPELNTGGVERGTVDMVGAITRAGGRALVVSSGGRLEREVARLGGRHITLPVKSKAPLTIFRNIRRLEEIIRDQGVDIVHARSRAPAWSAYFAAQRCEVAFVTTFHGVYNGHRGPKRLYNSVMARGDRVIAISHYVARHIRTVYGTDWARIRVIHRGIDTDVFRPDAVSPERSIQLATKWRLPDDKFVILLPARLTRWKGALTLIRAAALLNRDDIRILLVGDDQGRTGFVRELEKTIAELNLTGVVQIAGHCDDMAAAYKLSDVVVHASVEPEGFGRVIVEAQALGRPVIATRIGAPPETVVHEETGWLVDPDDPQALADALTRALSLSPAEREIWAARAIENAHGRFTRERMATRTLALYGEVTAHTPWLELGDQSTDSP; translated from the coding sequence ATGAAGCCCGATCAATTTCCAAGACTGTTCGGTATCTCCGAAGACCCCGGCGCCGACCCTTTTGCCATGCAAAACCGTCTCGGGGCGGGCGGTCCCACCGTGCTGCAGGTCGTCCCGGAACTCAATACCGGCGGAGTCGAGCGCGGCACCGTCGATATGGTCGGTGCCATAACCCGCGCCGGTGGACGGGCTCTGGTGGTATCGTCCGGCGGACGGCTGGAGCGGGAGGTGGCGCGCCTTGGCGGCCGCCACATCACCCTTCCGGTCAAAAGCAAGGCACCGCTGACGATCTTCCGCAACATCCGGCGCCTGGAGGAAATCATACGCGACCAGGGCGTCGATATCGTCCATGCCCGCAGCCGCGCTCCGGCCTGGTCGGCCTATTTCGCGGCCCAGCGCTGCGAAGTTGCCTTCGTGACCACCTTCCATGGCGTCTACAACGGCCACCGGGGACCAAAGCGGCTCTATAACAGCGTCATGGCCCGAGGCGACCGCGTGATTGCCATTTCGCACTATGTCGCCCGGCATATCCGCACCGTCTATGGCACCGACTGGGCCCGAATTCGCGTAATCCACCGGGGGATCGACACCGACGTCTTCCGCCCCGATGCCGTCAGCCCGGAACGCTCCATCCAACTCGCCACCAAATGGCGCCTGCCCGACGACAAATTCGTGATCCTGCTGCCCGCACGGCTGACCCGCTGGAAGGGCGCGCTGACATTGATTCGTGCGGCGGCGCTGCTCAATCGCGACGATATCCGGATTCTTCTGGTCGGCGACGACCAGGGTCGGACCGGTTTCGTCCGCGAGCTGGAAAAGACCATCGCGGAGCTGAACCTGACTGGCGTCGTCCAGATTGCCGGTCACTGCGACGACATGGCGGCCGCCTACAAGCTGTCCGACGTCGTGGTCCATGCGTCGGTCGAGCCGGAGGGATTCGGCCGCGTCATCGTCGAGGCGCAGGCCCTTGGCCGGCCGGTCATCGCGACCCGGATCGGCGCACCGCCGGAAACCGTCGTCCACGAGGAAACCGGATGGCTGGTCGACCCGGATGACCCACAGGCACTGGCCGATGCCCTGACGCGGGCACTGTCGCTTTCACCGGCCGAGCGGGAGATCTGGGCCGCACGGGCGATCGAGAACGCCCACGGCCGGTTCACCCGCGAACGCATGGCGACCCGGACACTGGCCCTTTACGGCGAAGTCACCGCCCATACGCCATGGCTCGAACTGGGCGATCAATCCACCGATTCGCCATGA
- a CDS encoding phage tail protein, which produces MPLMALGDYRFELGTAAYQSLERGERYRWQAQDRLGRRPAQQFTGPDAPEIKLDGVIYPYHRGGLGQVDAMRAMASRGEPLDMVDGTGRVWGLWCITEVTETQTHFHPDGSPRKVEFGVRLVCYGEDTA; this is translated from the coding sequence ATGCCCCTGATGGCACTCGGCGACTATCGCTTCGAGCTCGGCACCGCCGCCTATCAGAGCCTCGAACGCGGCGAGCGGTACCGGTGGCAGGCCCAGGACCGGCTCGGCCGCCGGCCGGCCCAGCAGTTCACTGGCCCCGATGCGCCGGAGATCAAGCTCGACGGCGTGATCTATCCCTATCACCGGGGCGGTCTCGGCCAGGTTGACGCCATGCGAGCGATGGCCAGCCGAGGTGAGCCGCTGGACATGGTCGACGGCACCGGCCGCGTCTGGGGGCTGTGGTGCATCACGGAAGTGACCGAGACCCAAACCCATTTCCATCCCGACGGCAGCCCGCGCAAGGTCGAGTTCGGCGTGCGGCTGGTCTGCTACGGCGAGGATACGGCATGA
- a CDS encoding DNA adenine methylase: MNSEATGDTAFDDMRPVTPTLPVAPYLGGKRNLARRLTERIEAIPHTTYAEAFVGMAGVFLRRRSAPKAEVINDYSRDVATFFRVIQRHYPAFRDMIRFQITTRAEFDRLTATDPETLTDLERSARFLYLQATAFGGKVAGRTFGVTPERPGRFDLTRLGPMLEDVHARLAGVTVECLPYERFIPRYDRPGTLFYLDPPYWGCETDYGKGMFGRDDFARLSEILATIKGRFLLSLNDRPALREIFAGFEQETVATRYSVKATGSTAPARELIISNV; this comes from the coding sequence ATGAATTCCGAAGCCACCGGCGATACCGCCTTCGACGACATGCGGCCGGTCACCCCGACCCTGCCGGTCGCGCCCTATCTGGGCGGCAAGCGCAACCTTGCCCGGCGCCTGACCGAGCGCATCGAGGCGATCCCCCACACCACCTATGCCGAGGCCTTCGTCGGCATGGCCGGTGTGTTCCTGCGCCGCCGTTCGGCCCCGAAGGCCGAGGTGATCAATGATTACAGCCGCGACGTGGCGACCTTCTTCCGAGTGATCCAGCGTCACTATCCGGCGTTCCGCGACATGATCCGGTTCCAGATCACGACCCGGGCCGAGTTCGACCGGCTGACCGCCACAGACCCGGAGACCCTGACCGACCTGGAGCGATCGGCCCGGTTCCTCTACCTCCAGGCTACCGCTTTCGGGGGAAAAGTTGCGGGGCGAACCTTTGGTGTTACCCCGGAAAGGCCCGGCCGGTTCGACCTGACCCGGCTGGGGCCGATGCTGGAGGACGTCCACGCCCGGCTCGCCGGGGTGACGGTGGAATGTCTGCCCTATGAGCGGTTCATCCCGCGCTACGACCGGCCGGGCACGCTGTTCTATCTCGACCCGCCGTACTGGGGCTGCGAGACGGATTACGGCAAGGGGATGTTCGGCCGTGACGACTTCGCCCGGCTGTCGGAAATCCTGGCCACGATCAAGGGCCGGTTCCTTCTGTCCCTCAATGACAGGCCGGCGCTGCGCGAGATCTTCGCCGGCTTCGAGCAGGAAACGGTCGCCACCCGCTACAGCGTCAAGGCGACTGGCAGTACCGCGCCGGCGCGCGAGCTGATCATCAGCAATGTCTGA
- a CDS encoding SDR family oxidoreductase: MTTLDGKVAIVTGASTGIGRAIALMFAEHGAAVVLTARREAQLEEVADVIRSKGGQAHVSAGDIGRTETHEQLVTDAVREFGGLDIAINNAGTVGPLGPLAEILPEDWQRTLTVNLTAAYLGARSQIPAMLERGGGSIVSTSSFVGTSVGLPGMAAYGASKAGLMGLVKGIAADYSARGIRANALLPGGVDTEMAGDQGQKDWAAGLHAMKRIAQPDEIASAALFLAGPMASFVTGSALSADGGNAAVK, translated from the coding sequence ATGACTACACTCGACGGCAAGGTTGCCATTGTCACCGGCGCATCAACTGGAATCGGACGTGCGATCGCGTTGATGTTCGCCGAACATGGCGCAGCGGTTGTTCTGACCGCACGACGCGAAGCTCAGCTCGAAGAGGTCGCAGACGTCATCCGCAGCAAGGGCGGCCAGGCACATGTATCTGCTGGCGACATTGGCAGGACGGAAACGCACGAGCAATTGGTCACTGATGCGGTGCGCGAATTCGGTGGCCTCGACATCGCCATCAACAATGCGGGCACGGTGGGACCGCTCGGACCGCTCGCCGAAATCTTGCCTGAAGACTGGCAGCGAACGCTGACCGTGAATCTGACGGCTGCGTATCTCGGGGCTCGCAGCCAGATACCCGCCATGCTTGAACGTGGCGGCGGGTCGATAGTGTCCACGTCCAGTTTCGTGGGGACGAGCGTCGGCCTTCCCGGCATGGCTGCCTATGGAGCATCGAAAGCCGGTTTGATGGGGTTGGTGAAAGGGATAGCGGCGGACTATTCCGCCCGGGGCATCCGTGCGAACGCACTTCTGCCGGGTGGCGTGGATACCGAGATGGCAGGCGATCAAGGCCAGAAGGATTGGGCGGCTGGTCTGCATGCCATGAAACGGATTGCTCAGCCTGACGAGATCGCATCCGCCGCCCTTTTCCTCGCCGGCCCCATGGCAAGCTTCGTTACAGGCTCAGCTCTGTCGGCCGACGGCGGCAACGCTGCTGTAAAGTAA
- a CDS encoding alpha/beta hydrolase, protein MRNFCIAPSGTAGLETSGRLAREATNFIAWSRLEPRVDGAPTLVFLPGFRSSMDGQKALTLRDRAATLGCGCLRFDYFGHGRSTGEPMDGTIGRWRGDALAVIDAVAPAEAKVVLVGSSMGGWLALLAAAARPARVAGIATIAAAPDFTVDLLPARLTPAQRATLDRDGHVSLPTPYGPDPYPVSRALLTEGGNHRVLAPNSTVLETIACPVRLIHGICDTDIPWQRSAALTEKLSHAPARLRLVHDGDHRLSRPVDLGLLGATVEDLVRLVSR, encoded by the coding sequence ATGCGCAATTTCTGCATCGCACCATCCGGCACGGCAGGACTTGAGACGTCCGGCCGGCTGGCGCGGGAGGCCACGAATTTCATTGCCTGGTCAAGGCTGGAGCCGCGCGTCGACGGGGCGCCGACACTGGTCTTTCTGCCCGGCTTCCGGTCCAGTATGGACGGGCAGAAAGCGCTGACGCTGCGCGATCGGGCGGCGACGCTTGGCTGCGGTTGCCTGCGGTTCGACTACTTCGGCCATGGCCGCTCGACTGGTGAACCGATGGACGGCACGATCGGACGCTGGCGCGGTGATGCGCTGGCGGTGATCGACGCGGTGGCGCCGGCCGAGGCGAAGGTTGTTCTTGTGGGCTCGTCCATGGGCGGATGGCTCGCCCTGCTGGCGGCAGCAGCACGGCCGGCTCGTGTTGCCGGCATCGCGACCATCGCGGCGGCGCCGGACTTCACCGTCGATCTGCTGCCCGCTCGCCTGACACCGGCACAGCGCGCCACACTCGATCGCGACGGTCATGTGTCGCTGCCGACGCCCTACGGGCCGGACCCGTATCCCGTCAGCCGGGCGCTGCTGACAGAAGGCGGCAACCACCGCGTTCTGGCACCGAACAGCACGGTGCTTGAGACCATCGCGTGCCCGGTGCGCCTGATTCACGGCATATGCGACACGGATATCCCCTGGCAGCGATCGGCGGCCCTGACGGAAAAATTGAGCCACGCGCCGGCCCGGCTGAGGCTGGTCCACGACGGCGACCACCGGCTTTCACGCCCCGTCGATCTCGGCCTGTTGGGCGCGACGGTCGAAGATCTCGTCCGGCTCGTCAGCCGATGA
- a CDS encoding glycosyl hydrolase 108 family protein, producing the protein MTPFDSALAFVLEHEGGFVDHPEDPGGATNQGITLATFRRWARRHGHHTPTVDELKAIPAATVRAIYRDDYWQAVLGDELTPALALITFDMGVNAGPDRAVRILQQTVGAIVDGKIGPQTISYARREGDDPATLDEITARRLHYYGQLGHFGTFGLGWARRTVAARRAAEAIAVAG; encoded by the coding sequence ATGACCCCCTTCGATTCCGCGCTGGCCTTCGTCCTGGAGCACGAGGGCGGCTTCGTCGACCACCCCGAAGATCCGGGTGGCGCCACCAACCAGGGCATCACGCTGGCCACCTTCCGCCGGTGGGCGCGCCGGCACGGTCACCATACGCCGACGGTCGACGAGTTGAAGGCGATCCCGGCCGCCACCGTCCGGGCGATCTATCGCGACGATTACTGGCAGGCCGTGCTGGGCGACGAGCTGACGCCGGCACTGGCGCTGATCACCTTCGACATGGGCGTCAATGCCGGCCCGGACCGGGCGGTGCGGATCCTGCAGCAGACGGTCGGCGCCATCGTCGACGGCAAGATCGGGCCGCAAACGATCAGCTATGCCCGCCGTGAAGGTGACGACCCGGCAACGCTGGACGAGATCACCGCCAGGCGGCTGCACTATTACGGCCAGCTCGGCCACTTCGGCACCTTCGGGCTCGGCTGGGCGCGCCGCACCGTCGCCGCCCGCCGCGCGGCCGAAGCCATCGCTGTCGCCGGTTGA